From Vibrio fortis, a single genomic window includes:
- a CDS encoding GlcG/HbpS family heme-binding protein, with amino-acid sequence MGSLTLQQALTIIDGTFKAGRKIHTEPLTVAVLDSGGKLISLQRQDGSSMMRPDIAIAKAWGALALGCSSRKLAQDADNRPAFISAVNVLAHGNMVPVPGGLLIRDKDRTVLGAIGVSGDISDIDESCAINGIGCADLYSDEMLQA; translated from the coding sequence ATGGGAAGTTTGACTCTACAACAAGCGCTAACCATCATAGATGGAACCTTTAAAGCAGGCAGGAAGATTCATACCGAGCCTCTGACCGTCGCGGTTTTAGACAGCGGTGGCAAGCTCATCTCTCTGCAGCGTCAGGACGGCTCTAGCATGATGCGACCAGACATCGCGATTGCTAAAGCTTGGGGAGCACTCGCACTGGGTTGCTCATCCAGAAAACTCGCCCAAGATGCAGATAACAGACCAGCATTTATCTCCGCGGTCAATGTGCTCGCACATGGAAATATGGTGCCCGTACCTGGGGGGCTACTCATTCGAGATAAGGATAGAACCGTACTCGGTGCCATTGGTGTCAGTGGTGATATCTCGGATATCGACGAAAGCTGTGCGATTAATGGCATTGGTTGTGCAGACCTTTACAGCGATGAGATGCTGCAAGCCTAA